A region of the Candidatus Acidiferrales bacterium genome:
GGAGAAGTGTTGCTCACGGGGCTGCTCTATGCCGTCATCGGCCTGTTCCATTACATCTTCCGCAAGAATTTTCTGCTCATCTCCACCGACCCCAGGGCGGCTGAGGCCAAGGGTATGTCCATCCGCCTGTGGGATTTTCTCTTCTATGCTTCCTTCGGGTTCGTCGTGACGCGGTCCGTGGGCATCGCCGGGGTGCTGATGGTGTTTTGCTATTTGATCGTTCCTTCGGTCGGAGCCATGCTGTTTGCCGATCGAATCGGGCCGCGCCTCGCGATCGGCTGGACGATGGGGACGCTGGTCTCCGCGCTGGGCTGCTATCTTTCGGTGGCGCTCGATCTGCCCACCGGCGCAACCATCGTTTGCACCTTCGGCGGGGTATTGTTGCTGATGTTTCTGCTTCATGTCGCGCTCTATCACGGGCAAGCCGCGCGCGAGCTCGCTGGAGC
Encoded here:
- a CDS encoding metal ABC transporter permease, whose translation is MEILEFLRWPFAASLIIAGIHAYLGVHVVERGVIFVDLALAQIAALGATIGILVGMDPHSGSSYWISLGFTFFGAAIFSLARTRRTHIPQEAFIGIAYAVASAATILAMSKATGETEHLKHMLVGNILAVSRGEVLLTGLLYAVIGLFHYIFRKNFLLISTDPRAAEAKGMSIRLWDFLFYASFGFVVTRSVGIAGVLMVFCYLIVPSVGAMLFADRIGPRLAIGWTMGTLVSALGCYLSVALDLPTGATIVCTFGGVLLLMFLLHVALYHGQAARELAGARSGMARDVRMKSTRGE